A genomic stretch from Erysipelothrix sp. HDW6C includes:
- a CDS encoding serine hydrolase, which yields MSIDKLVKKITNNKQHIELTILESDAENWKQACYGMNGVARKPSGLRYEIGSLTKIFTATLVAKLLDKGVLNLTEVQSLVDNGEYVNIPSIQRLATHTSGFTYQPLTRIQNLAMFASVLTGGKACVDNPFVGKSSKTQILDSVRTIKNYNEVHPFYYSNINYALLALLCEQAVGTPYVEQMMSLIESDLELTDTNFKFENVMLGNAGKHRQGNWCWNVEESMIASGGLYSTAADLRKFLTFHFNESHDHPFVDIMKIKHATGPKAYDMGLAWKLQDEDILWHNGGTGCFNLFIGMNQNTGKKAVVLSNYRSLNIDKLGLTLLRNDSLK from the coding sequence ATGAGTATTGATAAATTAGTAAAAAAGATTACAAATAATAAGCAACATATTGAACTTACGATTCTAGAGAGTGACGCAGAGAACTGGAAGCAAGCGTGTTATGGAATGAATGGTGTTGCGCGCAAACCATCAGGACTTCGCTATGAGATTGGTTCATTAACCAAAATTTTCACAGCAACACTGGTTGCTAAACTTTTAGATAAAGGCGTTCTAAATCTTACCGAGGTTCAGAGCCTGGTAGACAATGGCGAGTATGTAAATATACCAAGCATTCAAAGGCTTGCGACGCATACTTCAGGATTTACATATCAACCTCTTACGCGAATTCAAAATTTAGCAATGTTTGCCAGTGTTCTCACGGGTGGTAAAGCATGTGTGGATAATCCGTTTGTAGGGAAATCAAGTAAGACACAGATATTGGATTCTGTCAGGACAATTAAGAATTATAATGAGGTTCATCCATTCTATTATTCAAACATTAACTATGCACTGTTGGCATTGCTATGCGAACAGGCAGTTGGGACACCTTATGTTGAACAGATGATGTCATTAATTGAATCAGATCTTGAACTCACAGATACAAACTTTAAATTTGAAAACGTAATGCTTGGAAATGCGGGAAAGCATCGACAAGGGAATTGGTGTTGGAATGTCGAGGAAAGTATGATTGCATCAGGCGGTTTATACTCTACAGCTGCTGATTTACGTAAGTTTCTTACATTCCATTTTAATGAGAGTCATGATCATCCGTTCGTGGATATCATGAAAATAAAACATGCAACTGGACCGAAAGCCTATGATATGGGTCTTGCTTGGAAACTGCAAGACGAAGATATTCTATGGCATAATGGAGGAACAGGATGTTTTAACCTCTTTATTGGTATGAATCAGAATACAGGCAAGAAGGCTGTTGTGCTTTCAAACTATAGATCGTTAAATATAGATAAACTAGGATTAACACTTTTACGAAACGATTCACTTAAGTAG